The sequence below is a genomic window from Brachyhypopomus gauderio isolate BG-103 chromosome 5, BGAUD_0.2, whole genome shotgun sequence.
TATATAGTAAATGTAAAGAAACAGTGGATGGTATAGTGGTCCTTGGGAACAAAGTAGTGTGAAATTCATGTTTTAAGTACCTGTCTATACATAAAAATTTGtctttataataaataaagtgTTCTGTAAGTCTTCAGCATGGAAATGTATGGGTGTGTCTGAATTAGATCACTACTCCAAAGTCAGCACAAGGTGAGTATTTTTGTGCATGATTTCAAAAGAAAAACAACTGGATAATTTCTTTCAATGCTCTACCTTCATGAACTTTCAGAAATTACTCTCTCTGACTTGTGCTGTTATTAGATTTGGCTGTCTACCTGAACCATTCATTCTTGTCGTATTAGCCGTTTTAGTGGCCagtatgaagaaaaaaaaaatgattcACTTGGCATGAGAAGATGGCAGTCTAGCCCACGTCTGGCACCGGAGGATGTTTCACAATCCCACTGGTCCCAGGGGGTTGAGATGCACGTTGCCCTGGAGGAGAACAGCATGAGAAAGGCCAAACTGATTCAGAAGCTCCGTGAGGCTCATGGGTGTCTGGATTCACAGACAGGGCTCCTGAAGGCCAAAGAGCTTCAGCTCAGCCAGACTGCTGCTCAGCTGCTTGAGCTCAAACATACGGTCACAGTTGGAAAGGCTGCGAGCGTAAGTATCCCAGTTATTTTCTCAGTAGTCCATTAATGCCCTTGAAAGATTATTAAGATGTTAAATCGTATATACAATGTACTGGTAAATTGcattgtgctttttttttttttgtctttgcttCAGTGACATTAAACTGGTCAGGTTTTACTTTCTGTCATGTGGACTGCTTGTTTGTGCCCAGGGCAATACTTTGGTGCATTTAACTATTTGATTTAAGCTTATTGGTGCATGCGTTCTCCCCCACAGCAGCTGGCCAAGGCACTGAGTGCtctggagcaggaggaggaaccgAGTCATTTTCAGGAGAGCCATCAGCAAGCGGAGTCACATGACAAGTGAATAATCATCCTGCCATTATTTTTCAGTCTGGATATTAGAGAGAGTAGTACTCTCATCTCAGCAACTGCATGACTTAACAAATGATTGATTAAGACAATCTACTTTGATAATAAATGGTGGGTGTCCGTACCATTTGTTGCGTAAAATTGTTATTTCATGTAGATAAAGGGACTATTTGCATGTTAATGTATGTGAATTAAGGGTATTGGACCTGCAGATGGACATGAAAATGGAATCCAACCTGGAGAACAGGAGCACTGCTCGAATTTCAAACAAACCTACAGTTCAGAAAACCAACCCACAGCTCAATAGGACAATGCCTGTAACAAAAGATGCCTTCTTTAGAGAGGTAAAGTTCTTTATGAAACAGGATAACTAATCATTCGTCATTGTGATGTATATATCAAAGTCTGTTTTATCAAAGTATTTGGGGGAATTAAATGAATGTACATTTAATAGCAGAAAAATATTGGTTTTACCCTAGCTAAGCAGATCTTGAAACCCTGCCATAAAACATGTTATATCAAATTCAGTTTTTCTTTAGGAAAAACAAATGAATGGCAGAGCAGAGGTGTCATTTCAGAGTTCTGACAGGATTAAAAATACTTACATGGCCTTTGATACCATGTTGCATTGACAGAGATGTTAGCATATTTTTGACagtgtggtggaattgatggcacagaagtcGAGGTCgtataatatattaagcagtatttatttgatagcaagagagttacaaaatataaaagtttaaaagtatgatgtgaagcttgcgcttcatgcagtaactctgaactgtctctctcagtccagaatGTTTAtaatcaaagtgtgtgtgtaaaaaaaattaaggaTGCCTGCTTCTCAGGAacagttatcagtttccctgggattcaaTCGTGGGTGCATAGAAACGGATAAGCAATATTATCTCTAACTCTGCTACTGCACAGAAGACTTCAGTCTTAAAGAAAAACACAttcaatatggttacagttaattactaagcagtacttttcacacagactgtgctatagtgtctgcatggatCTAACATCATGATcacatgattaacatgaatcacacatgaatataatcaatatttccttcacaaCAGAGAGACCAAATAGCTGTGAGAAGGGCAGCCAATATGAGCCCATACAACTTTCACTGTGACCCTTAATTTGAATTTTGTTGAATGGCAAGGATGATGTTCGAAGCATACTgtgtaattaaaaataaattaatttattcACTGAGACCTATATGTTCATCACAGTGAGAATTTGCA
It includes:
- the LOC143515230 gene encoding uncharacterized protein LOC143515230; amino-acid sequence: MYAECENYLGCAKYHWQGRCTGKNKQSNFHPQKNFKQLTPNTLPSTASLLHRSTVNMAKWSRENRIFSPVIRMDDWEWKGGLGSHGLRNSIRSSIPVPLSEFGSFKSQSSAWKCMGVSELDHYSKVSTSRFSGQYEEKKNDSLGMRRWQSSPRLAPEDVSQSHWSQGVEMHVALEENSMRKAKLIQKLREAHGCLDSQTGLLKAKELQLSQTAAQLLELKHTVTVGKAASQLAKALSALEQEEEPSHFQESHQQAESHDKVLDLQMDMKMESNLENRSTARISNKPTVQKTNPQLNRTMPVTKDAFFREGQKKALSQGEKLQPGFHPCVRAQSELQNLQLQPTKPAGTGERLAHVYTELGCSTHLTFSACQNLLTGKRASVCPSRTT